Proteins co-encoded in one Malus sylvestris chromosome 9, drMalSylv7.2, whole genome shotgun sequence genomic window:
- the LOC126582729 gene encoding xyloglucan endotransglucosylase protein 6-like yields MAGSAFGIMAFSLSAFVSLALLGLVSSAKFDELFQPTWAFDHFTYEGEQIHMKLDNFSGAGFQSKNKYLFGKVSLQIKLIEGDSAGTVTAFYMSSDGPQHNEFDFEFLGNTTGEPYSVQTNLYVNGVGNREQRLNLWFDPTTEFHTYSIFWNQRQVVFLVDETPIRVHTNMENKGVPFPKDQAMGVYSSIWNADDWATQGGRVKTDWSHAPFIATYKGFEINACEYPVSIAAADKAKKCISNGDQKYWWDEPTLSELSVHQNHQLVWVKAHHMVYDYCTDSARFPVTPLECVHHRH; encoded by the exons ATGGCTGGTTCAGCTTTTGGAATAATGGCTTTTTCTCTAAGTGCCTTTGTGAGTCTTGCATTGCTGGGTTTGGTCAGCTCAGCAAAATTTGATGAGCTTTTCCAGCCAACCTGGGCTTTCGATCATTTCACCTACGAGGGAGAGCAAATTCACATGAAACTCGACAACTTTTCCG GAGCTGGGTTTCAATCCAAGAACAAGTACCTGTTTGGAAAAGTGAGCCTTCAGATTAAACTCATCGAGGGAGACTCAGCTGGAACTGTCACTGCTTTCTAT aTGTCATCGGACGGTCCACAACACAATGAGTTCGACTTCGAGTTTCTGGGGAACACGACAGGGGAACCTTATTCAGTGCAGACCAATTTATACGTTAATGGCGTGGGAAACAGAGAACAAAGATTGAACCTTTGGTTCGATCCCACCACGGAATTCCATACCTACTCCATCTTCTGGAATCAGCGCCAAGTAGT GTTCCTTGTGGATGAGACACCCATTAGAGTCCACACCAACATGGAAAACAAAGGGGTGCCCTTTCCCAAGGACCAAGCCATGGGTGTGTACAGTTCAATTTGGAATGCAGATGACTGGGCCACACAGGGTGGTAGGGTCAAGACAGATTGGTCCCATGCACCATTCATAGCAACCTACAAGGGCTTTGAAATCAATGCCTGCGAGTACCCAGTTTCCATTGCAGCTGCAGAtaaggcaaagaagtgcatcAGCAATGGTGACCAGAAGTACTGGTGGGATGAGCCTACTTTGTCAGAGCTAAGTGTCCACCAGAACCACCAGCTCGTTTGGGTTAAAGCTCACCACATGGTCTACGACTACTGCACCGATTCCGCTAGGTTTCCGGTGACTCCCCTCGAGTGCGTGCATCACCGCCACTAG